The proteins below are encoded in one region of Syngnathus acus chromosome 2, fSynAcu1.2, whole genome shotgun sequence:
- the LOC119139882 gene encoding MICOS complex subunit mic25a-like gives MGSGESTTRKVSFGVDDEDRVRILRGVKLSEDVLQRMRGVANIPPQPAQRDTGSSFSASSNTRPQQKPQPQTQSSTHSRSTSKTTSKVKEESLRTDRQQSKVREDLAQIREAETIKSMSQERQHNRQEAEKAKQLAQELQKKELRLKALDAFYKQQVALLEKRNLEIYEQSKEQFHQAASKTESIVSSRNTDGVCPGLQAQLLSCYKVNGKQTLRCSDLAKEYMQCINAAKRNYLVNHG, from the exons ATGGGCTCTGGCGAAAGTACTACGAGAAAAGTGTCTTTCGGTGTGGACGACGAGGACAGAGTCAGGATTCTTCGCGGAGTCAAG CTTTCAGAAGATGTTCTCCAGAGGATGAGGGGTGTGGCCAACATTCCTCCACAGCCTGCACAGAGAGACACAG GTTCCTCTTTCAGTGCCAGCTCCAACACCCGACCCCAGCAAAAGCCACAACCCCAGACCCAGTCAAGCACCCACTCCAGAAGCACCAGCAAAACAACTTCAAAAGTCAAGGAAGAATCGCTCAG aACTGATCGCCAGCAGAGTAAAGTGAGGGAGGACTTGGCCCAGATAAGAGAGGCGGAGACAATTAAGTCAATGAGTCAGGAGAGACAACACAATCGCCAGGAGGCTGAGAAGGCCAAACAGTTG GCTCAAGAGCTCCAAAAGAAAGAGTTACGACTGAAGGCACTGGACGCATTCTACAAGCAGCAAGTAGCTCTCCTGGAAAAGAGG AATTTGGAAATATATGAACAGAGCAAGGAGCAGTTCCACCAAGCTGCATCCAAGACAGAATCAATTGTGAG TTCTCGGAACACCGACGGCGTATGTCCCGGCCTGCAGGCTCAGCTTTTATCATGCTACAAGGTGAACGGAAAACAAACTTTAAGATGTTCCGACCTGGCCAAAGAATACATGCAATGCATCAATGCCGCAAAAAGG aACTACTTGGTCAACCATGGATGA
- the trim107 gene encoding E3 ubiquitin-protein ligase Midline-1, translating into MSSTMREELTCPICLQLYLDPVALPCGHNYCQVCMLQTLSNTDTKLKCPECRLEFPGPESMQKNFKLSSIITGYLASNSGNQKENLQGTGQPSAPPADEAFHPGKECSIHHFPLVYFCSTDVTLLCSKCFMEGLHQGHELLTFNIAESEMRHALEVRSKVVSNRLQMTDFLVERVKEQQDHSQAIGDKLVNKAITTVEVMARLVEGYRERLQTLLDEKQSQSRSSWQVGVGSLEDQQKLLVDAQQSATEALNMTDSCSFINQFIMIDEKVRMAATIPISCNIPANAPLTTKQLQTGLRTEAFRAEMSRLAEYLCLLFNPLELTFNSSTAHPSLQLSNDLRTAKYSETKQSFTEKKERFTSAPQVMCNEGFSSGEHIWVVEVGPDSMWSLGLCYKSIPRRGDHSRLGHNSVSWRLQWKNGKLTACKSSSTVVLREMASQPLKIEVGLDYEKGTLTFHSIKGQREHLYTFNVAFKETVYPVFSIHSNTPDSWITLQCGL; encoded by the exons ATGAGTTCAACCATGCGAGAGGAGCTCACTTGTCCCATTTGCCTTCAGCTCTACTTAGACCCTGTGGCTCTCCCCTGCGGACACAACTACTGTCAAGTGTGCATGTTGCAGACCCTCAGCAACACCGATACGAAGCTGAAATGCCCCGAGTGTCGCCTGGAGTTTCCGGGTCCCGAATCCATGCAGAAGAACTTCAAACTAAGTAGTATCATCACTGGCTACCTAGCATCAAATTCCGGCAATCAAAAGGAGAACTTGCAGGGGACAGGACAACCGTCCGCGCCTCCTGCAGACGAGGCATTCCATCCGGGAAAGGAGTGTAGCATCCACCATTTTCCCCTTGTGTACTTTTGCTCCACCGACGTGACCTTGCTGTGTTCCAAGTGTTTCATGGAGGGGCTACACCAGGGCCATGAACTTCTCACCTTCAATATTGCTGAGAGCGAAATGAGGCATGCCCTCGAGGTCCGCAGCAAG GTTGTTTCCAACAGGCTACAGATGACTGACTTCCTGGTAGAGCGCGTCAAGGAGCAACAGGATCATTCTCAAGCCATTGGAGACAAACTGGTTAACAAGGCCATCACAACGGTAGAAGTCATGGCTAGGCTGGTCGAAGG GTACCGCGAGAGACTACAGACGCTCCTGGATGAGAAGCAAAGCCAGAGTCGAAGCAGCTGGCAGGTGGGCGTGGGCTCGCTGGAGGACCAACAGAAGCTGCTAGTGGATGCCCAACAAAGTGCAACCGAGGCCCTCAACATGACGGATTCATGCAGCTTCATAAACCA GTTTATAATGATAGACGAGAAGGTAAGGATGGCTGCCACAATCCCAATTTCCTGCAACATCCCCGCAAACGCTCCACTTACCACCAAGCAACTGCAGACAGGCCTCAGGACCGAGGCCTTCCGAGCCGAAATGAGCCGCCTTGCTGAGTACCTTTGCCTCCTCTTCAATCCTTTGGAGCTCACCTTCAACTCGAGCACAGCCCACCCTAGCCTGCAACTGAGCAACGATCTGCGCACGGCCAAGTACAGCGAAACCAAGCAGTCATTCACTGAGAAGAAGGAGCGCTTCACCAGTGCCCCGCAGGTCATGTGCAACGAGGGCTTTTCCAGTGGCGAGCATATTTGGGTGGTGGAGGTGGGCCCAGACAGCATGTGGTCGCTAGGGTTGTGTTACAAGAGCATCCCCCGACGCGGCGACCACAGCCGACTGGGTCACAACTCAGTGTCCTGGCGGCTCCAGTGGAAAAACGGCAAACTGACGGCGTGCAAGTCCTCATCCACTGTAGTCCTGCGTGAAATGGCAAGTCAGCCGCTGAAGATTGAAGTGGGACTGGACTATGAGAAAGGCACTTTGACGTTCCATAGCATTAAAGGCCAAAGAGAGCATCTCTACACGTTCAACGTTGCATTTAAAGAGACTGTTTATCCAGTTTTCAGCATTCACTCCAACACGCCAGACTCTTGGATCACACTCCAGTGTGGCTTGTAA